From a single Sphingosinicellaceae bacterium genomic region:
- the cydD gene encoding thiol reductant ABC exporter subunit CydD gives MTSLAIAVPAAANPARARRAFLTAAVGDGGRTRSSTVLLMLDSVAAIGFAGGLAQAVVAVPSGVAAMLPWTALILLAAGTRGLCAMLSARTGADGARQAKLRLRQRIVGGVFRDDGAARATTGALMTTVVDEVEALDGYVARFLPARHAAALAPLLVLAVVALASPVAAAILVATLVPFVIGMILAGSAAADESRRQFEALARLSGQFADRIRALPVILAFRAEDRETASLGVAADAVAARTMKVLRIAFLSSGALEFFAALSVALVAVYCGFSLLGILPFAAPEQLDLARAFFVLALAPEFYAPMRRLAAAYHDRQSADTAAERLQSFGTSTRMPGRAVSLEPAELVFDGVTIRYPGSVDAAVNDVSLVIPAGQVVALVGPSGSGKSSLLNLLLGLAPLTGGRVGFGGVDLAEAGDFAGVAAWAGQVSLILPASIRDNIALARPDAGEPDIAAAVRGAGLGPMLAARRHGLDTLLDARGSGLSGGERRRIALARALLKPAPLLLLDEPTAHLDAEAETALIATIHRACAGRTVLIATHSDRLAAIADVVVRLGGAR, from the coding sequence ATGACGAGCCTCGCCATCGCGGTCCCCGCCGCCGCAAACCCGGCGCGGGCGCGGCGCGCGTTCCTGACCGCAGCGGTCGGCGACGGCGGCCGGACGCGCAGCTCGACGGTGCTGCTGATGCTCGACAGCGTCGCCGCCATCGGCTTTGCGGGCGGGCTGGCGCAGGCCGTGGTCGCGGTGCCTTCGGGCGTCGCCGCGATGCTGCCGTGGACCGCGCTGATCCTGCTCGCCGCCGGCACGCGCGGGCTGTGCGCGATGCTGTCGGCGCGGACCGGAGCGGACGGCGCGCGGCAGGCCAAGCTGCGGCTGCGGCAGCGGATCGTCGGCGGCGTGTTCCGCGACGACGGTGCGGCGCGCGCTACCACCGGGGCGCTGATGACCACGGTGGTCGACGAGGTCGAGGCGCTCGACGGCTATGTCGCGCGCTTCCTGCCCGCGCGCCACGCTGCCGCCTTGGCGCCGCTGCTGGTGCTGGCGGTGGTTGCGCTCGCCAGCCCGGTCGCCGCCGCGATCCTGGTCGCGACGCTGGTGCCCTTCGTGATCGGCATGATCCTCGCGGGTAGTGCCGCGGCGGACGAATCCCGCCGCCAGTTCGAGGCCCTCGCCCGGCTGTCGGGACAATTCGCGGACCGCATCCGCGCGCTGCCCGTCATCCTCGCCTTCCGTGCCGAGGACCGCGAGACCGCGTCGCTCGGTGTCGCGGCCGACGCGGTCGCGGCGCGGACAATGAAGGTGCTGCGCATCGCCTTCCTGTCGTCGGGCGCACTCGAGTTCTTCGCGGCGCTGTCGGTCGCACTGGTCGCGGTCTATTGCGGCTTCTCGCTGCTCGGCATCCTGCCGTTCGCGGCACCCGAGCAACTCGATCTCGCCCGCGCCTTCTTCGTCCTGGCACTTGCCCCGGAGTTCTACGCGCCGATGCGGCGGCTGGCGGCGGCCTATCACGACCGCCAGTCGGCGGACACGGCAGCGGAGCGCCTGCAGTCGTTCGGTACGTCCACCCGAATGCCGGGCAGGGCGGTATCGCTCGAACCCGCCGAACTGGTCTTCGACGGCGTCACGATCCGCTACCCCGGCAGCGTCGATGCGGCGGTCAATGACGTCTCGCTGGTCATCCCCGCCGGGCAGGTCGTGGCGCTGGTCGGGCCATCGGGGAGTGGCAAGTCGAGCCTGCTCAACCTGCTCCTCGGCCTCGCCCCGCTCACCGGCGGACGGGTCGGCTTCGGCGGCGTCGACCTGGCCGAGGCGGGGGATTTCGCGGGCGTCGCCGCCTGGGCGGGCCAGGTCTCGCTGATCCTGCCGGCCTCGATCCGCGACAACATCGCGCTCGCCCGGCCCGATGCCGGCGAGCCGGACATCGCCGCCGCGGTGCGCGGGGCCGGGCTCGGCCCGATGCTGGCGGCGCGGCGGCACGGCCTCGACACACTGCTCGATGCGCGCGGCAGCGGGCTCTCGGGTGGCGAGCGGCGGCGGATTGCGCTGGCGCGGGCGCTGCTCAAGCCGGCGCCGCTGCTGTTGCTCGACGAGCCGACCGCGCACCTCGATGCGGAAGCCGAAACGGCGCTGATCGCGACGATTCATCGGGCCTGCGCCGGGCGCACCGTGCTGATCGCGACCCACAGCGACCGGCTGGCGGCGATTGCGGACGTCGTCGTGCGGCTGGGCGGCGCGCGATGA